One genomic segment of Apium graveolens cultivar Ventura unplaced genomic scaffold, ASM990537v1 ctg1477, whole genome shotgun sequence includes these proteins:
- the LOC141699899 gene encoding protein FAR1-RELATED SEQUENCE 5-like, which produces MKLHTTLEYHASCIYTKEMFRRFQDELVESSKYFVEKDRRASEEGERMGDVYTYYSCYRPMSEPTRRNVYFVAFEKASSLGMCTCRMLEHSGLPCRHLLAVFTKKRVSEIPPYYINRRWTMHANRVDGVLPYNLDVGQSHEMTSTDRFNSMTMLTMSFYQSSIASKERYDYAVGVMNREIPILEKMSVDGIKSYESNSQAPNASAHEEIILDPIMSQTKGRKKDVRFKSPIESIGKKEKPPRRCTYCQMEGHDKRKCASRLEDLKNVQESQYN; this is translated from the coding sequence GAAATTGCATACCACATTGGAGTATCATGCTTCTTGTATCTACACTAAGGAAATGTTTAGAAGATTTCAAGATGAATTGGTCGAGTCTTCAAAATACTTTGTTGAAAAAGATCGACGAGCTAGTGAAGAAGGGGAGAGAATGGGGGATGTTTATACGTACTATAGTTGTTATAGGCCCATGTCCGAGCCTACGAGAAGAAATGTTTATTTTGTGGCATTCGAGAAAGCAAGCTCTTTGGGAATGTGTACGTGTAGAATGCTTGAACATTCGGGGCTACCTTGTAGACACCTATTGGCGGTCTTCACTAAGAAACGGGTTTCGGAAATTCCCCCGTATTACATAAACCGGAGGTGGACAATGCAtgccaatagagttgatggtgtgtTGCCTTACAATTTGGATGTTGGACAAAGTCATGAGATGACCTCAACCGATCGATTTAATAGCATGACAATGTTAACCATGAGTTTTTATCAAAGTAGCATTGCATCCAAGGAACGGTATGATTATGCCGTTGGAGTGATGAATCGAGAAATACCAATTCTCGAAAAAATGAGCGTTGATGGAATTAAATCTTACGAAAGCAATTCGCAAGCTCCAAATGCAAGTGCTCATGAAGAAATAATTCTTGACCCTATTATGTCCCAAACTAAAGGGAGGAAGAAGGACGTTCGTTTCAAAAGTCCAATAGAATCGATTGGTAAAAAGGAGAAGCCGCCAAGAAGGTGCACTTATTGTCAAATGGAAGGCCATGATAAAAGGAAGTGTGCTAGTAGACTAGAAGATCTTAAAAATGTTCAAGAATCGCAATATAATTAG